The genome window TCCATTTGTGCCTTATTCGCTTCCTTGAAACCTACATGATGGGAACAGTTTACAATGGTTACATCCATGTCCTTCAATGCTTCATTAAGCTTTAAGGCACTTGCACCAGTGGAGGATGCAATAGCCACATATTTAATATCAGAGCCTTCTAATCTTTCTTTAACAAGTCCAATAAGCGCATCGGTATTTTCAATGCCTGGTTTTTCAAAATAAGTGATTGCTTTTTCCATAAAAATTCTCCTATAAATAATGTGAAATTAAAAATTATATAAATTCAAAAAATTCTATAAGTTTATACAATAATAATTATATATTTACTAATATAAAATTATACTATTAATCGAATTAACTATTGAGATACCATGACAACCAATCCAACCTATAAAGAAGCAGAAACAGAGAAAGGTCAAAAATACAAATATGTGGAAATTAAGGGATACAAGGTAATTCCTATTGAAACACATTACATCAAACCTAATGAAAGCATAGACTTCATGATAGATGACATCTCCAAATTGGCAAATGAAGGGGATTACTTGGTCATTGCAGAAACTCCCATCTCTGTATCTCAAGGAAGATTGGTTGATGAAGCGGATTACACACCATCATTGAAGGCAACATTCTTGGCTACATACTGGAGCAAATACTTCTGGGGATATGTTCTTGGACCGATTCTTGGAATCAAGGAAAGAACCATTAAAAATTTAAGAAAACTTCCAGAAGAATCCAAAAGGCATAAAGAAGTTGTATTGCAGCTTTACGGTTGGAAACATGCATTGAAGCCAGCTTCAGAAGCGGGAATCGATTTAAGCAATGCACCAGGAACATGCGTATCACTGCTTCCTGAAAACCCTGAAAAGGTAGCAAAGGAAATAACTGAAGACATAAAAAGCAAAACCAACAACACAATAACAACATTGATTATAGACACTGATGCAACTTATAGAAGAGGAAACAAATACTTTACAGGACTTCCAATAGCTATTCCTGGAATTGAAGCGGACAAAGGGGTTTTCGGATACACATTAGGACAGCTTTCAGAAAACTTGGGATCTACTCCGTTAGGATGTTCAAGAGAGATAGATGTTGATGAAGCGATTGAAATAGCTAATGTTGCTGAAGATTATCAGAAATCATTATCCACTGCAATGGAAACCATTTATAGTGTAAAAGACGTGTTGGATTCTGACACTCATGAAGTTACTGTAGAATCATTAGATTCCATCATCCATACACCAGCAGTTCTAATTAGAAAAATGGAATAAAATAAAATAGAATAATAAGTAAAATATTAAAATAATTAAAAAATTGAAAATAATTAAAAATAGTTAAAAATAGTTAAAAATAATAAAAAAATAGAAAATAAGATAAAAAAATAAAAGATAGAAATTATCCTGAAATTATATCTTCAAGAATTTTAATTTCTTCTTTTTTACTATCTATTTTTTCTTGATTGTCTTCGAATTCCAAATCAAGGTCACATTCTGGACATAGGAATTCAACAGTTGAAGCGTCTTCAAAGTCAAGACGGTAATGTCCATTTGGACAAACGAAGAACATATTGTTCTCTTCATATTCCAATTCAGAGTTTAATCTTTTAAGTTCAGAACTTGCTAAATTAAATTCTAACTTTTTGTACTCATTTTCATTGAATCTCCAATCGTAAGTGTACCATTGAGTTTCCTTATCCTTATCTCTCTTATAGCTTGCTAAACGCATGTCATATAATTTGTAAAGAATCTTTCTTACAATGTTTAGCTTACAATTGGTCTTTTCAGAAATCTCTTCATCTGTAGTGTATCCATTCTTAAGGCAATCGATGATTTCATCAAATGTAAGATACCAGAATTTCTGATTAACTGCTCTTTTTTTAGCTTTTTCCTTTTTAGGCTTTTTAGCTTTTGATTTTTTAGCAGGTTTTTCTTCTTCAGAAGTCTCTTCAACAGTTCCCTTAACAACTACTTCTTCAGACTCCTTATCTTCATTCATGACCTTTTTATCATCATCAGAGGATTCATCCTTGACTTCTTCAGCATTAACTTCTTCTTGTTTCTTATCCTCTGCTTCTTCTTCATTTTCTTCCTTTTTCTCTCCCTTAATTAAAGCATTTAAATTATCATTTAATGTTTTTAAGGTTTGTTGGGAATAAGTTTTTTTAGTTTCCAATAGAAGAGATTCATTTTCTTCAATGAATTGGTCTACAATTTCCAAATCCAATTTGACTTTTTTTGCTATCTCTTCATGGCTAAGCTTTCCAGATTTAAAGTGTTTAATGATTTTTATACAAATTTCGTTGATTTTTACATTGTAAACGAAGTTGTTTGTTTCAAGCAATTTAAGAATATCTTTAACTGTTTTAATATCTATTTTAGTTTTTCTAGCAATAGCATTGTCATCACATAATCTGCTCTTAGGCCATTCTTTAAGACATCCTATAACATCTACAGCTTCTTCGAATTCAAAAATTTCAGGATATAAATTTTGAATAATTGGATCTCTTAACATAATAATAGTCTTCCTTATAAATATTTAAATTTTAAATCAAAACTAAATTAAAAAAATTACTTAATGGTTAATATTATAGTAAATGATTTAATAAATTACATTATATCTATATTTATATACACACTATATTATAAATTTAATGTTTTTATATAAAAAATAGTAAAAAATTAATGAAAAAATAAAAAAAGTTAGAAGAATTTTAAAGATTAGAAAAAAATAAAAAAAGAAAAAGTTAAGAAAAATTGTTATAAAATTGAAACCTTCAAAACCCCTTCCACTTTAATGAATTCATTTAGAAGTTCACCAGGAATCGGATCTTCTGTAATGATTGTCAAAACAGGGTTTGTGTTCAATTGGGTATCTCCTGCATAAGCTTGACGAATGCTTATATTGTGCTTGCTCATGATCCAAGCGACTTCAGCTAAAACACCATCACTCTTTTCACCAGCTTCTATTTCAATAACACCTAAATTCAAGCTTTTTGCAATGTTTTTGATTAATGTTCCTGCTGGAATAATATTTGAGAATATTTCATATAACCCTTCATCAGCAATAATGACATCAACTGTAGATTTAATTACCCTACGATCAACATTTGCAGCGGCTGCCAATGCAGAGTCGCTTATCTTTAAATCTCCACAATATATCTTACCATCTTCACTTATTCTTAATCCTAACTCAAACATCTTTTGAGCTACAGCCATTCTTGCAGGATATTTACTAAATTTTAAATTTAAACTTTCCCACATGGTATCACCAAGATTTTTCTCTAATAATATATTGTACT of Methanobrevibacter ruminantium contains these proteins:
- a CDS encoding coenzyme F420-0:L-glutamate ligase; translated protein: MTTNPTYKEAETEKGQKYKYVEIKGYKVIPIETHYIKPNESIDFMIDDISKLANEGDYLVIAETPISVSQGRLVDEADYTPSLKATFLATYWSKYFWGYVLGPILGIKERTIKNLRKLPEESKRHKEVVLQLYGWKHALKPASEAGIDLSNAPGTCVSLLPENPEKVAKEITEDIKSKTNNTITTLIIDTDATYRRGNKYFTGLPIAIPGIEADKGVFGYTLGQLSENLGSTPLGCSREIDVDEAIEIANVAEDYQKSLSTAMETIYSVKDVLDSDTHEVTVESLDSIIHTPAVLIRKME
- the tfe gene encoding transcription factor E; protein product: MLRDPIIQNLYPEIFEFEEAVDVIGCLKEWPKSRLCDDNAIARKTKIDIKTVKDILKLLETNNFVYNVKINEICIKIIKHFKSGKLSHEEIAKKVKLDLEIVDQFIEENESLLLETKKTYSQQTLKTLNDNLNALIKGEKKEENEEEAEDKKQEEVNAEEVKDESSDDDKKVMNEDKESEEVVVKGTVEETSEEEKPAKKSKAKKPKKEKAKKRAVNQKFWYLTFDEIIDCLKNGYTTDEEISEKTNCKLNIVRKILYKLYDMRLASYKRDKDKETQWYTYDWRFNENEYKKLEFNLASSELKRLNSELEYEENNMFFVCPNGHYRLDFEDASTVEFLCPECDLDLEFEDNQEKIDSKKEEIKILEDIISG
- a CDS encoding amino acid-binding protein, encoding MWESLNLKFSKYPARMAVAQKMFELGLRISEDGKIYCGDLKISDSALAAAANVDRRVIKSTVDVIIADEGLYEIFSNIIPAGTLIKNIAKSLNLGVIEIEAGEKSDGVLAEVAWIMSKHNISIRQAYAGDTQLNTNPVLTIITEDPIPGELLNEFIKVEGVLKVSIL